The Streptomyces sp. NBC_00576 genome contains the following window.
CCGTGGCTACCCTGCCGCCGTTCGCGGACTACGCGGGCACCCATCTGACGATGGTCGTGCTGGTGGCGCTGCTGGTCTGTCTGATCCCGACCACGATCGGCGCACTGCTCTCCGCGATCGGGATCGCGGGCATGGACCGCCTCGTCCAGCGCAACGTACTCGCCATGTCCGGCAGGGCGGTCGAGGCCGCCGGTGACGTCTCCACGCTGCTGCTGGACAAGACGGGCACCATCACGCTCGGCAACCGGCAGGCGTCCGAGTTCGTGCCGGTGACCGGCACCGGCGAGGCCGAACTGGCCGGCGCGGCGCAGTTGTCGTCGCTGGCCGACGACACGCCCGAGGGGCGGTCCATCGTCGTGCTGGCGAAGGAGAAGTACGGGCTGCGCGAGCGTCACCAGGGCGAGTTGTCGGGGGCCGAGTGGATCGCATTCACCGCGCAGACGCGGATGTCGGGCGTGGATGTCGACGGGCGCAAGATCCGCAAGGGGGCGGCAGGTTCGGTCGTCGCCTGGGTGCGTGAGCAGGGCGGCGAGGTGTCCGAGGACGCCGGTGCGCTCACCGACCGGATCGCCGAGGCGGGCGGCACCCCGCTGCTCGTGGCCGTCGAAGACACCGACGGGGCACGGGTGTTGGGCGTCGTCCACCTCAAGGACGTCGTCAAGGAAGGCATGCGGGAGCGGTTCGACGAGCTGCGCCGCATGGGCATCAAGACCGTCATGATCACGGGCGACAACCCGTTGACCGCCAAGGCGATCGCCGAGGAGGCGGGCGTCGACGACTTCCTTGCGGAGGCCACCCCCGAGGACAAGATGGCGCTCATCAAGCGGGAGCAGGCGGGCGGCAAGCTCGTCGCCATGACGGGTGACGGGACGAACGACGCGCCTGCCCTTGCCCAGGCCGACGTGGGCGTGGCGATGAACACGGGTACGTCGGCCGCGAAGGAGGCCGGCAACATGGTCGACCTTGACTCGAACCCGACGAAGCTGATCGAGATCGTCGAGATCGGCAAGCAACTGCTCATCACCCGGGGTGCGTTGACGACGTTCTCCATCGCCAACGACGTCGCGAAGTACTTCGCGATCATCCCGGCGCTGTTCGCGGCCGTCTACCCGGGACTCGACAGGCTCAACATCATGAACCTGTCCTCGCCCGACTCCGCGATCCTCTCGGCCGTCATCTTCAACGCGCTGATCATCATCGCGCTGGTCCCCCTGTCGCTGAAGGGCGTGCAGTACCGGCCGGTGAGCGCGGACAGGATGCTGCGGCGCAACCTCGGGATCTACGGCCTCGGCGGACTCGTCGTCCCCTTCATCGGCATCAAGATCATTGACCTGCTCATTTCCCTCATCCCCGGGCTGTAACTCTGTGAAAGCGTGCTGATCGGCTATGAACAACTCGGTTACCAACACGGCCCGGTTGCTGTGGGCGGGACTGCGAGCCCTTCTCGTCCTCACCGTCGTGACGGGTGTGATCTACCCGCTGGCCGTCACAGG
Protein-coding sequences here:
- the kdpB gene encoding potassium-transporting ATPase subunit KdpB, coding for MSTATPTRAPRSDAPTGHRPAEGRVGAGVFDPKQLVKSLPDACRKLDPRVMVKSPVMFVVWIGSLLTTVFSFKDPGDWFGWTISAWLWLTVIFANLAEAVAEGRGKAQADTLRKAKTDTVARRLAGDREAQVPGTELRIGDLVVCEAGDIIPGDGDVVEGVASVDESAITGESAPVIRESGGDRSAVTGGTKVLSDRIVIKITTKPGETFIDRMISLVEGAARQKTPNEIALNILLASLTIVFLLAVATLPPFADYAGTHLTMVVLVALLVCLIPTTIGALLSAIGIAGMDRLVQRNVLAMSGRAVEAAGDVSTLLLDKTGTITLGNRQASEFVPVTGTGEAELAGAAQLSSLADDTPEGRSIVVLAKEKYGLRERHQGELSGAEWIAFTAQTRMSGVDVDGRKIRKGAAGSVVAWVREQGGEVSEDAGALTDRIAEAGGTPLLVAVEDTDGARVLGVVHLKDVVKEGMRERFDELRRMGIKTVMITGDNPLTAKAIAEEAGVDDFLAEATPEDKMALIKREQAGGKLVAMTGDGTNDAPALAQADVGVAMNTGTSAAKEAGNMVDLDSNPTKLIEIVEIGKQLLITRGALTTFSIANDVAKYFAIIPALFAAVYPGLDRLNIMNLSSPDSAILSAVIFNALIIIALVPLSLKGVQYRPVSADRMLRRNLGIYGLGGLVVPFIGIKIIDLLISLIPGL